The Niastella koreensis GR20-10 genome includes a window with the following:
- a CDS encoding exo-beta-N-acetylmuramidase NamZ family protein, with the protein MKIYSLLVLLLAVVMNPLVVKRETANVKPETWNLKPGTGDRQPETGNPIITGADQTEKYLPLLKNKRVAILANPTTVIGKKHLVDSLINRGIKFVKAFGPEHGFRGKASAGAHVTDETDSATGIPIISLYGPKRKPTEADLADVDIMIYDVQDVGCRFYTYINVLRDVMEACADNNKELLILDRPNPNGYLVDGPILDMKNKSGIGQFPIPIAHGMTIGEFAKMINGEGWLPNKKTCKLTIIPVKNYRHDMDYVLPVKPSPNLNTQQSILLYPSTCLFEGVAVNLGRGTRFPFTVLGAPVLKDKYSFSFTPVSIPGMAETPLYMNEVCYGIDLRKYDVSKLRKSKRINIDWMIELYNAFPDKSKFFDRSISKQIGNIDYLAGVSEFKKQIMEGKTVQQIQDSWEPGLSQYKQMRKKYLLYP; encoded by the coding sequence ATGAAGATATATAGCTTACTTGTTTTGCTTTTGGCAGTAGTGATGAATCCTTTAGTCGTGAAACGTGAAACGGCAAACGTGAAACCTGAAACCTGGAACCTGAAACCTGGAACCGGCGACCGGCAACCGGAAACCGGAAACCCGATAATAACCGGCGCCGATCAAACGGAGAAATACCTTCCGCTGCTCAAAAACAAACGGGTAGCTATCCTGGCCAACCCTACTACTGTCATCGGCAAAAAACACCTCGTTGACAGCCTCATCAACCGCGGTATCAAATTCGTAAAAGCTTTTGGTCCTGAACATGGTTTCAGGGGTAAGGCCAGTGCCGGCGCGCATGTAACCGATGAAACCGATTCGGCTACCGGCATTCCTATCATTTCTTTATACGGTCCTAAAAGAAAACCAACTGAAGCCGATCTCGCCGATGTTGACATTATGATCTATGATGTGCAGGATGTGGGTTGCCGTTTTTATACGTACATCAACGTACTGCGCGATGTTATGGAAGCCTGTGCAGATAACAATAAAGAACTGCTGATCCTCGACCGGCCCAATCCCAATGGTTACCTGGTGGACGGCCCCATCCTGGATATGAAAAACAAATCGGGTATCGGGCAGTTTCCCATTCCCATCGCTCATGGCATGACCATCGGCGAATTTGCCAAAATGATCAACGGCGAGGGCTGGTTACCGAATAAAAAAACCTGTAAGCTTACCATCATTCCGGTAAAAAATTACCGGCACGATATGGACTATGTGTTGCCGGTAAAACCATCGCCCAATTTAAATACCCAGCAAAGCATTTTATTATACCCTTCAACCTGTTTGTTTGAAGGCGTTGCCGTTAACCTGGGCCGCGGCACCCGGTTTCCGTTTACCGTTTTGGGGGCACCGGTATTAAAAGACAAATACTCCTTTTCATTTACACCGGTGAGTATTCCGGGCATGGCCGAAACCCCGTTATATATGAATGAAGTTTGTTACGGGATCGACCTGCGTAAATATGATGTATCTAAACTCCGCAAAAGCAAAAGGATCAATATAGACTGGATGATCGAATTGTACAATGCATTCCCCGATAAAAGCAAATTCTTCGACCGCTCCATCAGCAAACAGATCGGGAATATCGATTACCTGGCCGGCGTGTCTGAATTCAAAAAACAGATCATGGAAGGCAAGACCGTTCAACAGATCCAGGACTCCTGGGAGCCGGGTTTGTCCCAATATAAACAGATGCGGAAAAAGTATTTATTATACCC
- a CDS encoding helix-turn-helix domain-containing protein, translating to MKYSIIKSCTVGPTISDEQFIPEHFFLYLITGSMLVYDGNREYKIQPGDYGIARRNHLTKYNKNPDNGRFEKIVIFLDQPFLQAFNDEYQFYIDKEKPTDAIITMGKNPLVLNFIQSLTPYFNDQGKIEADFYNIKRKELLLILLKEQPDLKNILFDFGKPEKIDLQAFMNRNYKFNVTLERFAFLTGRSLSAFKREFQQTFNDTPGSWLMEKRLREAHFQITKKGKKPSDIYLDLGFEDLSHFSFAFKKLFGHSPSTLKKDGN from the coding sequence ATGAAATATTCCATCATTAAATCCTGCACCGTTGGGCCAACGATCTCTGATGAACAATTCATTCCTGAGCATTTCTTTCTGTACCTGATAACAGGATCCATGTTAGTTTACGATGGCAACAGAGAATATAAAATACAACCAGGTGATTATGGCATTGCCCGCCGCAATCACCTGACAAAATATAACAAGAACCCTGACAACGGCCGGTTTGAAAAAATCGTCATCTTTCTTGACCAGCCTTTTTTACAGGCATTCAACGATGAATACCAGTTTTATATTGATAAGGAAAAGCCAACCGATGCCATTATTACAATGGGTAAGAACCCGCTGGTATTGAATTTTATTCAATCGCTAACGCCTTACTTCAACGATCAGGGTAAAATAGAAGCGGATTTTTATAATATCAAACGCAAGGAATTGCTGTTGATCTTACTCAAGGAACAACCCGACTTAAAAAACATCCTGTTCGATTTTGGCAAACCGGAGAAAATAGACCTGCAGGCTTTTATGAACCGTAACTACAAGTTCAATGTAACACTGGAACGGTTTGCCTTTTTAACGGGTCGCAGCCTGTCGGCTTTCAAAAGAGAGTTTCAACAAACGTTCAACGATACACCTGGCAGCTGGCTTATGGAAAAACGATTACGCGAAGCCCATTTTCAAATAACCAAAAAGGGAAAGAAACCTTCAGATATTTATCTCGATCTGGGCTTTGAAGACCTATCGCATTTTTCGTTTGCCTTTAAAAAGCTGTTCGGGCATTCGCCTTCGACGTTGAAGAAGGACGGAAATTAA
- a CDS encoding DUF488 family protein, producing MEKKPIYTIGHSSRSADDFLALLKEYGIEYLVDARTIPYSRFHPQFSKDALKLFLEQNGIRYVFMGDEIGGRPIDASCYRQGKVDYEILKTKDFFKKGIERLKTAYNKDVNVAIMCSERKPAECHRSRLIGKVLDAEGIMVQHIDETGKLKDQKAVAREFNKGYQSGDLFGN from the coding sequence GTGGAAAAGAAACCGATCTATACCATTGGGCATAGCAGCCGGAGTGCGGATGATTTTCTTGCCCTGTTAAAAGAATACGGCATCGAATACCTCGTCGATGCCCGCACAATACCATATTCCAGATTTCATCCCCAATTCAGCAAGGATGCATTAAAATTGTTCCTGGAGCAAAACGGGATTCGGTATGTGTTTATGGGTGATGAAATAGGCGGGCGGCCAATCGATGCCTCCTGTTACCGACAGGGAAAAGTGGACTATGAGATCTTAAAAACAAAGGACTTCTTTAAAAAGGGGATTGAACGGTTGAAGACGGCTTACAATAAAGATGTAAACGTGGCCATCATGTGCAGTGAACGAAAACCTGCAGAATGCCATAGAAGCAGGTTGATTGGCAAGGTTCTGGACGCCGAAGGAATAATGGTACAGCATATTGATGAAACAGGGAAATTAAAAGACCAGAAAGCGGTGGCTAGGGAATTTAATAAAGGGTACCAGTCGGGGGATTTGTTTGGGAATTAG
- a CDS encoding class I SAM-dependent methyltransferase encodes MKLLAENELIWSWVVANSKMNRERNASGVNSYEQELKFKPEEFLENHLHQTGQVKWLDLCCGQGKALIQTGEWLLNKGLQDKAVLRGIDLVDAFQPIPPHITCLDFEVRSLVDWKSTVQFDLITCIHGLHYIGDKLKVLVSVFECLTSQGLFIANLDLRNILIENNDTEDYLLDIFEKHDVKYNSRTRILACKGPRQIDFALTYKGANDEAGPNYTGQDAVCSVYEVREPCV; translated from the coding sequence ATGAAACTACTTGCAGAAAACGAATTGATCTGGTCATGGGTGGTAGCCAATTCAAAAATGAACCGTGAGCGTAATGCCAGTGGAGTGAATAGCTATGAACAGGAGTTGAAGTTTAAACCAGAAGAATTTCTTGAAAATCATCTTCATCAAACCGGCCAGGTAAAATGGTTGGACCTTTGTTGTGGCCAGGGGAAGGCACTTATTCAAACCGGTGAATGGCTTTTAAATAAAGGGTTGCAGGATAAAGCGGTATTACGGGGCATTGACCTGGTAGATGCTTTTCAACCAATACCACCCCATATAACCTGCCTTGATTTTGAAGTGAGGTCATTGGTCGACTGGAAATCAACCGTGCAATTTGACCTGATTACCTGTATACATGGCCTGCATTATATTGGCGACAAACTTAAAGTGCTTGTATCGGTTTTTGAATGCTTAACATCGCAGGGACTATTCATTGCCAATCTTGACCTGCGTAATATTCTTATTGAAAATAATGACACGGAAGATTATCTGTTGGATATTTTTGAAAAGCACGACGTTAAATATAACAGTCGCACAAGGATACTGGCGTGTAAAGGCCCTCGCCAGATTGATTTTGCTCTTACCTACAAAGGCGCCAATGATGAAGCAGGGCCTAATTATACCGGGCAGGATGCGGTATGTTCGGTGTATGAGGTGCGGGAACCCTGTGTGTGA
- a CDS encoding M16 family metallopeptidase — MQFNKVLALLLLLSAACESMAQNKYQWKQASAGGYTYKYVTNDPMQTRFYTLKNGMSVILTVNHKEPRIVYRMAVRTGSNNDPKDHTGLAHYLEHLLFKGTDKYGTLDWAKEKPYLDKIDALYEQYGATKDPAARVALYHKIDSVSGVASHYAIANEYDKLMSNIGSQKTNAHTWVEETVYEEDIPSNAVDKFLTIQAERFRKPVFRLFHTELEAVYEEKNRGLDNDGVKMQEAMMSGLFPTHNYGQQTTIGTIEHLKNPSLIAIRNYYNKYYVPNNMGIILSGDFDADAMIKKVEQAFAYMQSKPVQEYKSAPEKPITAPIVKEIFGPNAENMRICFRSPAAGTHEAMVLDLASSVLSNGKAGLLDLNLNKQQKAQATQAGLQQYKDYGIFILLGMPKQGQKLEDVKDLLMGQLELLKKGEFDESMIKAIVANTKLDLLQSLDNSTSGAQRLMDAFIKNRGAQWDKEVSYLDDMAKVTKAELVAVVNKYLNDKNYVLLYKRKGDDKNIAKVDKPAITPIETNAGKSSDFVKKMEAIQVGDIQPLWLDYDKDINLSKSGIADVLTVQNKSNELFSLYYQFDMGTWNDKLLPLAASYLQFLSTDKYSAEQISKSFYNIACNFNISTNAEITTVNITGLQENFDKAVSLFEEVLANCKPDEAALTALKSRVMKGRANAKANKQNIMQGLIAYARYGAKNPFNAALTDAEIDQLKATDLVNELHSLMQYKHRIMYYGPLTDADFKTSIAKLHTLPASFKEYPAKMNFTPSVQTSNQLLFANYDMVQSEIAWIRNDAGYDASKEVVVNVFNNYFGGGMGSVVFQTIRESKALAYSTFASYNTPAKKENPFYMMAYVGCQADKMNEAIKGMNELLNDLPASEQRFELARTGFKKDLETERITKEDIIDAYLKAQQKGWKGDFRKDEYAALSTLKLEDVQKMHKEQISNKPFTYCVVASDKKIKLDDLKTIGEVKTVSLEELFGY, encoded by the coding sequence ATGCAATTCAACAAGGTTCTTGCACTCTTACTGCTTCTTTCGGCAGCCTGCGAAAGTATGGCCCAAAACAAATACCAGTGGAAACAGGCGTCCGCTGGTGGTTACACCTATAAGTATGTGACCAACGACCCGATGCAAACCAGGTTTTACACCCTGAAAAACGGCATGTCGGTTATTTTAACAGTCAACCACAAAGAGCCCCGTATTGTTTATCGCATGGCGGTGCGCACCGGCAGCAATAACGATCCAAAAGATCATACGGGCCTGGCGCACTATCTCGAACACCTGTTGTTTAAAGGAACCGATAAATATGGTACGCTCGACTGGGCAAAAGAAAAACCTTATTTAGATAAGATCGATGCCTTATACGAGCAGTATGGCGCTACCAAAGACCCCGCTGCCCGTGTAGCCCTTTATCATAAAATTGACAGCGTTTCCGGCGTTGCTTCACATTACGCCATTGCCAATGAGTATGATAAACTGATGAGCAATATTGGTTCGCAGAAAACCAATGCCCATACCTGGGTGGAGGAAACGGTTTATGAAGAAGACATTCCTTCCAATGCGGTTGATAAATTCCTGACCATTCAGGCCGAACGTTTCCGCAAACCGGTTTTCCGCCTGTTCCATACCGAACTGGAAGCCGTGTATGAAGAAAAGAACCGCGGGTTGGATAACGATGGAGTTAAAATGCAGGAAGCCATGATGAGCGGTTTGTTCCCTACGCATAACTATGGCCAGCAAACAACCATCGGCACCATCGAGCATTTAAAGAACCCATCTTTGATTGCTATCAGAAACTATTACAACAAATATTATGTGCCCAATAACATGGGTATTATTTTATCCGGCGATTTTGATGCCGATGCCATGATTAAAAAAGTGGAACAGGCATTTGCTTATATGCAATCCAAACCGGTACAGGAGTATAAGAGCGCACCGGAGAAACCTATCACGGCTCCAATTGTGAAGGAGATCTTTGGACCTAATGCGGAGAATATGCGCATCTGTTTCCGTTCACCTGCAGCCGGCACACACGAGGCGATGGTGCTCGACCTGGCTTCTTCCGTATTGTCGAACGGGAAAGCCGGTTTATTGGATCTGAACCTGAACAAACAGCAAAAAGCCCAGGCTACACAAGCAGGTTTGCAGCAGTATAAAGACTATGGCATTTTTATTTTGTTGGGAATGCCGAAACAGGGCCAAAAGCTGGAAGATGTGAAAGACCTGCTGATGGGTCAGCTGGAGTTGCTGAAAAAAGGCGAGTTTGATGAAAGCATGATCAAAGCCATCGTAGCCAATACCAAGTTAGACCTGTTGCAATCGCTCGATAACAGCACCAGCGGCGCCCAGCGTTTAATGGATGCGTTTATCAAGAACCGTGGCGCGCAGTGGGATAAAGAAGTTTCCTACCTCGATGATATGGCAAAAGTTACCAAGGCTGAACTGGTAGCGGTTGTTAATAAATACCTGAACGATAAAAACTATGTGCTCCTTTATAAAAGAAAAGGTGATGACAAAAATATCGCAAAAGTAGATAAGCCTGCCATCACACCTATTGAAACCAATGCCGGTAAATCATCTGATTTTGTAAAGAAAATGGAAGCCATCCAGGTGGGCGATATTCAACCCCTGTGGCTGGATTACGATAAAGATATCAACCTGTCGAAAAGCGGTATTGCTGATGTGTTAACGGTGCAGAACAAATCGAACGAGTTGTTTTCACTGTACTATCAGTTTGATATGGGTACCTGGAATGATAAATTGTTGCCCCTGGCGGCCTCTTACCTGCAGTTCTTAAGCACTGATAAATATTCAGCAGAACAGATCAGCAAATCATTTTACAACATTGCCTGTAACTTCAACATCTCTACCAACGCAGAGATTACTACCGTTAATATAACCGGGTTGCAGGAGAATTTTGACAAAGCAGTTAGTTTGTTTGAGGAAGTGCTGGCCAATTGCAAACCCGATGAGGCTGCATTGACAGCATTGAAAAGCCGGGTAATGAAAGGCCGGGCAAACGCCAAAGCCAACAAACAAAACATTATGCAGGGGTTGATCGCTTATGCCCGGTACGGTGCTAAAAACCCGTTCAACGCTGCATTGACCGATGCCGAGATAGATCAGTTGAAAGCAACTGACCTGGTGAATGAATTGCACAGCCTGATGCAGTACAAGCATCGTATCATGTATTATGGTCCGCTTACCGATGCTGATTTTAAAACATCCATTGCTAAACTGCACACTTTGCCAGCCAGCTTTAAAGAGTATCCGGCAAAAATGAATTTCACCCCTTCGGTGCAAACCAGCAACCAGTTGTTGTTTGCCAATTACGATATGGTGCAGAGTGAAATTGCCTGGATAAGAAACGATGCAGGTTACGATGCCAGCAAAGAAGTGGTGGTAAATGTGTTCAATAACTATTTTGGCGGCGGTATGGGATCAGTGGTGTTCCAGACCATTCGCGAATCAAAAGCGCTGGCTTATTCCACCTTCGCTTCTTACAATACGCCTGCTAAAAAAGAAAATCCTTTTTATATGATGGCGTATGTAGGTTGCCAGGCCGATAAAATGAACGAAGCCATCAAGGGCATGAATGAATTACTGAATGATCTGCCTGCTTCCGAACAACGCTTCGAGCTGGCAAGAACCGGTTTCAAAAAAGACCTGGAAACCGAGCGTATTACCAAGGAAGATATTATCGATGCCTACCTGAAAGCCCAGCAAAAAGGCTGGAAAGGTGATTTCCGCAAAGATGAATACGCAGCCCTTTCTACGCTTAAACTGGAAGATGTTCAGAAAATGCATAAAGAACAGATCAGTAATAAGCCTTTCACCTATTGTGTAGTGGCTTCGGATAAAAAGATCAAACTCGACGATCTGAAGACTATCGGTGAAGTGAAGACGGTGAGTTTGGAGGAGTTGTTTGGTTATTAG
- a CDS encoding alpha-L-arabinofuranosidase C-terminal domain-containing protein, with translation MKRLTCFFVSVFLFMAVQAQKPISPNLFGIFFEDINYAADGGLYGELVQNRSFEYTASDHRDWNPLTAWQFTKEGFSYGTISVETSSPVHANNPHYVVLNVEEVGREGVGLNNAGFDGIVIKAGEQYDFSLFAKQLGANAIPVTVQLKSKNGAISNLATINADSKDWKKYTAALTATQSDDSATLVIVAKATGKIALDMISLFPQKTFKNRPNGLRADLARTIADLQPKFMRFPGGCLVHGDGLGNMYQWKNTIGPVEQRIEQRNIWSYHQSVGLGYFEYFQFCEDIGAKPLPVVAAGVSCQNSGGTWRIGGTGQKGLPEDEMKAYIQDILDLIEWANGAPTTTWGAKRAAAGHPEPFHLQYLGIGNEDKITPVFKERFKMIYEVVHAKHPEITIIGTVGPFHSGEDYDLGWNFANEVKVEMVDEHYYEKPEWFVNNLTRYDKYSRAHSKVYVGEYAAHDVKRRNTLRSALSEALYMTSLERNGDVVLFASYAPLLGRRGHTQWNPNLIYYTGTQICPTINYYAQKLFANNEGDIYYSNVISANVADTAKTFSASCVRDSKTGDLILKIVNTDSIGIPAKINLAKLGTFNTNAVVTVLSGDPAAENSFENTQNITPQTSNLTVNKSFTYQAPASSLTVIRIHTRSAGKN, from the coding sequence ATGAAAAGACTGACCTGCTTTTTTGTATCCGTATTCCTTTTCATGGCTGTTCAGGCCCAGAAACCCATCAGCCCCAACCTGTTTGGGATTTTCTTTGAAGATATAAACTATGCGGCCGATGGCGGTTTGTATGGCGAATTGGTGCAGAACCGTTCATTTGAATATACTGCCAGCGATCACCGCGACTGGAATCCATTGACAGCCTGGCAATTTACCAAAGAAGGATTTTCGTACGGCACTATTTCGGTGGAAACCAGTTCACCGGTTCATGCCAATAACCCGCATTATGTGGTGCTGAATGTTGAAGAAGTGGGTAGGGAAGGAGTTGGTTTGAACAATGCCGGTTTTGATGGCATTGTCATAAAGGCCGGCGAACAATACGATTTCTCCCTGTTTGCAAAACAACTCGGTGCAAATGCCATCCCGGTAACCGTACAGTTGAAAAGTAAAAATGGGGCTATCTCCAACCTGGCTACCATCAATGCCGATTCAAAAGACTGGAAAAAATATACCGCTGCCTTAACCGCTACGCAAAGCGATGACAGCGCCACGCTGGTTATAGTAGCAAAAGCTACAGGTAAAATAGCGCTGGATATGATCTCGCTGTTCCCGCAAAAAACATTTAAGAACCGGCCAAATGGGTTACGGGCTGATCTGGCCCGGACTATTGCCGACCTGCAACCGAAATTCATGCGCTTTCCCGGCGGCTGCCTCGTGCATGGGGATGGACTGGGTAATATGTATCAATGGAAAAACACAATCGGGCCGGTGGAACAACGGATTGAGCAAAGAAATATCTGGAGTTATCACCAATCCGTTGGCCTGGGTTATTTTGAATACTTCCAGTTTTGTGAAGACATTGGCGCCAAACCCTTGCCAGTAGTAGCTGCAGGAGTAAGCTGTCAGAACTCAGGCGGCACCTGGCGCATTGGCGGTACCGGGCAAAAAGGCCTGCCTGAAGATGAGATGAAAGCATACATCCAGGATATCCTGGACCTGATAGAATGGGCCAACGGGGCGCCTACGACAACGTGGGGGGCTAAACGCGCAGCTGCCGGTCACCCGGAACCCTTTCACCTGCAATACCTGGGCATCGGCAATGAAGATAAGATCACCCCGGTTTTTAAAGAACGCTTTAAAATGATCTATGAGGTGGTGCATGCAAAACATCCCGAGATCACCATTATTGGCACCGTGGGGCCTTTTCACTCCGGCGAGGATTACGACCTGGGCTGGAATTTTGCCAACGAGGTAAAAGTGGAAATGGTAGATGAGCATTATTATGAAAAACCTGAATGGTTTGTCAATAACCTTACACGTTATGATAAATATTCCCGGGCCCATTCAAAAGTATATGTGGGTGAGTATGCTGCGCATGATGTAAAACGCCGGAATACGCTGCGGTCTGCTTTATCAGAAGCGTTGTACATGACCTCGCTGGAGCGCAACGGCGATGTGGTATTGTTTGCCTCGTACGCGCCCTTGCTGGGCCGCAGGGGGCATACCCAGTGGAATCCCAACCTGATCTATTATACCGGAACGCAGATCTGTCCAACCATAAATTACTATGCACAGAAATTGTTCGCCAACAACGAAGGCGACATATATTACAGCAATGTTATTTCTGCCAATGTAGCAGATACCGCTAAAACTTTTTCGGCTTCCTGTGTAAGGGATAGTAAAACCGGTGATCTCATTCTTAAGATAGTAAACACGGATTCGATTGGTATACCAGCGAAAATTAACCTGGCTAAGTTGGGTACATTCAATACCAATGCAGTGGTGACTGTATTAAGCGGTGACCCTGCGGCCGAAAACAGTTTTGAAAATACCCAAAACATAACGCCGCAAACCTCCAATCTTACTGTCAATAAGTCTTTTACTTACCAGGCCCCGGCCAGTTCATTAACTGTCATCAGGATCCACACAAGGTCAGCGGGTAAAAACTAA
- a CDS encoding MBL fold metallo-hydrolase: MKKLCFFLLGLFISCLAISQTNQPSEVYALKYSAIMHDSSYTAHEADSVSVDFMIWLIKSNGKYILMDAGYLYSVESAKNFDVIDDLRPDSTLQKLVLKPEEITDIILSYQHLDHINSIDMFPNAQVWVQKDDYNYTTTAAWQKGGVNSEFNRKEVKKLIEVHEKGRVTLFEGYNKEIIPGLKIFPGSRNPALPQYALIRTSLGNLALASDNIWIYYNSDFVTPAPSFHTFDANGYIKAMQKMQMLVNDEKLIVPGYDSAAAFTKFPIITEGVIRVK; encoded by the coding sequence ATGAAAAAATTATGTTTTTTTTTATTGGGGTTATTTATTTCCTGCCTTGCCATTTCCCAAACAAACCAACCATCTGAAGTATATGCATTGAAGTATTCGGCTATCATGCACGATTCATCCTATACCGCACATGAGGCCGACAGTGTAAGCGTAGATTTCATGATCTGGCTGATAAAAAGCAATGGAAAATATATCCTGATGGATGCCGGTTATTTATACAGCGTGGAATCGGCCAAAAACTTTGATGTGATCGATGACCTGCGACCCGATTCAACCCTGCAAAAGCTGGTGTTGAAGCCGGAAGAAATAACAGATATAATCTTAAGCTATCAGCACCTCGATCATATTAACAGCATCGATATGTTTCCCAATGCCCAGGTGTGGGTGCAGAAAGATGATTACAACTATACCACTACTGCTGCCTGGCAGAAAGGTGGCGTGAACAGCGAGTTCAACAGGAAGGAAGTAAAGAAATTGATTGAAGTACATGAAAAAGGCCGGGTGACGTTGTTTGAAGGCTATAATAAAGAGATCATCCCCGGACTTAAGATCTTCCCCGGTTCAAGAAACCCTGCATTGCCGCAATACGCGTTGATAAGAACAAGCCTGGGTAATTTGGCCCTTGCTTCAGACAATATCTGGATCTATTACAATTCTGATTTTGTAACCCCGGCGCCTTCGTTCCACACCTTTGATGCCAATGGTTATATAAAGGCCATGCAAAAGATGCAAATGTTGGTAAATGATGAGAAGCTCATTGTACCTGGCTATGATAGCGCCGCCGCTTTCACCAAATTCCCGATCATTACAGAAGGGGTTATAAGGGTTAAATAA
- a CDS encoding RNA polymerase sigma factor — protein sequence MQDQKIIELIRLNNHDKALLVLYKNFPAVRKMIRLKGGNAQDAEDVFQEALIILCRKIKETEFILHAQLSTYLFGVCRFLWKDELKKRNKQPLLDFETGLSAAEEQQWEGWAGEEARIGLAEKVVKELGERCREVLLLFYNSGMKLKDIASKMGYSSENTAKNQKYKCLEAAKNKLKEMKQAIQTI from the coding sequence ATGCAGGATCAAAAGATAATAGAACTAATTCGGTTAAACAACCATGATAAGGCCCTGTTGGTGCTTTATAAAAACTTTCCGGCCGTACGGAAGATGATCCGGTTAAAAGGCGGTAATGCGCAGGATGCAGAAGATGTATTTCAGGAAGCCCTGATCATCCTGTGCAGAAAGATCAAAGAAACAGAGTTTATACTCCATGCTCAACTGAGTACCTACCTGTTCGGCGTTTGCCGCTTTCTTTGGAAAGACGAATTGAAAAAAAGAAATAAACAACCCCTGCTCGATTTTGAAACCGGCTTAAGCGCAGCGGAAGAACAGCAATGGGAAGGCTGGGCCGGCGAGGAAGCCCGTATAGGCCTGGCTGAAAAAGTAGTGAAGGAGTTGGGCGAACGATGCCGGGAAGTGTTGTTGCTTTTTTATAACAGCGGTATGAAGCTAAAAGATATTGCCTCGAAAATGGGCTATAGCTCGGAAAACACCGCAAAGAATCAGAAATACAAATGCCTGGAAGCAGCTAAGAACAAGTTGAAAGAAATGAAACAGGCCATTCAAACCATTTAA